A portion of the Bombus terrestris chromosome 3, iyBomTerr1.2, whole genome shotgun sequence genome contains these proteins:
- the LOC100647723 gene encoding monocarboxylate transporter 2 isoform X4, with amino-acid sequence MNSGDKKKKGLDGGWGWLVCLGSSLITLSLRSLDPSFGLLFHDLFIELEIDSTGASFIMSILDAIVNFSGLLIGPLLKKYSYRQVAFFGSLLSCTGLILTSRANSMFYIVCTYSVLGGLGTGLAIASAFVALNTFFQKKRGQAVGFSMAGTTLAMMIVPQLIHLLLNSYGFRGAMLMVGGWALHSTIGACLLRPFEPEIKSTNADTKHRNNSTRSDILLQVENNGMVKEIKCDTSDSENNMLEYNKTEEIKKKSQNEYLRKIKETFDLDLLKDGIYLNIVIGLSLYYVAESNFKLMTPFFLTSIRMSKAEVASCLSISAFTDILARLLLPTIFDRLGFKNRTVFWVFCILVGIGRSNSNTYRFY; translated from the exons CTTTCTTTAAGATCTTTGGATCCCTCGTTTGGACTCCTTTTCCACGACCTCTTTATAGAACTTGAGATTGACTCTACAGGAGCGTCATTCATAATGAGCATTCTTGATGCTATTGTTAACTTCTCAG gTCTCTTAATAGGACCGTTATTGAAAAAGTATTCTTATCGACAAGTGGCTTTCTTTGGATCTCTTTTAAGCTGTACTGGACTGATATTGACGTCGAGGGCTAATAGcatgttttatattgtttgcaCTTATAGTGTGTTAGGAG GCTTAGGAACTGGACTGGCCATCGCATCAGCGTTCGTGGCGTTGAATACATTTTTTCAGAAAAAAAGAGGACAAGCTGTTGGTTTTTCTATGGCTGGAACAACTTTGGCCATGATGATAGTACCTCAG TTAATTCATCTTCTTTTGAATTCATATGGATTTCGTGGAGCGATGTTAATGGTTGGAGGGTGGGCGTTGCATTCCACTATTGGCGCTTGTTTATTACGTCCATTTGAACCTGAAATTAAAAGTACAAATGCCGATACAAAG cATAGAAATAATTCAACTAGAAGTGACATATTATTACAAGTAGAAAACAATGGAATGGTGAAGGAGATTAAATGTGATACAAGTGACTCCGAGAATAATATGCTGGAATATAATAAAACGGAggagataaaaaagaaatctcaAAATGAATACCTTAGGAAGATAAAGGAAACCTTTGATTTAGACTTACTTAAAGATGGCATCTATCTAAACATAGTTATTGGCTTGAGTTTATATTATGTTGCTGAATCGAACTTCAAACTAATGACACCATTTTTTTTAACTAGCATAC GAATGAGCAAAGCGGAAGTTGCCTCTTGTTTGTCGATATCTGCATTCACCGACATTCTTGCCCGTCTTTTACTACCAACCATTTTCGATAGATTGGGATTCAAGAACAGAACCGTCTTCTGGGTTTTCTGTATTCTAGTTGGAATTGGACGATCTA